tttacaattttttttacatgaaaCTGCTACCATCATGAATCTCCGATATCAGGAATATTCCCCATTTTGCACCGAAAGCAGAAAAGACTTGTCCCCAAAATGATTAAACCAGATTCGATGCTCCTAGAGAGAAGCTCATACCAATTACTAGCCACAGGAGGCCACCTTTCGTCATGCCACAAGATAGCAGAGTAGGCTGTTGTTAAGGCACAAGGAAGTTACATTTTCTTGTTGGTTTGCTGAGCCAAGTGTTTCCTCAGTAAGTTCTACAGTTTATTTATATTAAAACGCCAACGGAAGTTTTTGTCAATCAATTACACTATATAAAAGAAAAGTGCGCTCCAAGGTCCAAGCAAATTCAAGCTGACCAAGCATAAAACTTCAGAATTAGGTGCTTAAAGTATTTGGAACTGAGAATAACAGGGTACGAATATCACATATGGTATTACTGATGCAGTTTCAGCATACTAAAAAATAACAGGACGACTGATAGAGCAAACTGCACAGCTATTGCAGTTTTAGACTCGAAAACGAAGGAAAACCACAAAAGATAACAAAAGACCCGACTAGTATAAACTCAGCACGTAACTCTGTCTGCCACACCAAAATACCACTCACTAGACGCCAATGCAGCGTGTCCGCGGCGATATCAAACCCCTTCTTCCTTCTAAAGAGCAGCAACTCATTAATCAGAGATACATCCAGCAGCAGTGAAACTCACTTCCAGCAGCAGTACCAGTCCTTAAGCAGAGGCCTTGTCAAACTTGAGGGGCTTCACCACCTCCCAGGTGAAGTCAGCATCATCACGGCCAAAGTGACCGTAGGCAGCGGTCTTGATGAACCTGTTGCCACCCTTCTTCAAGTCAAGGTTGATGCTGATCATACCAGGCCTGAAGTCAAAGTTCTCCTTCACGATCTTCAGAATCTCCTTGTCAGGGATGGTGCCGGTGCCGTAGGAGTCGACGAAGACAGACAAAGGCTCAGGGACACCAATGGCATAGGAGATCTGCACAATGCAGCGGCGTGCAAGACCACTGGCAATGATGCTTTTGGCGGCCTGCCTGGCAATGTAGGCACCACTGCGGTCAACCTTGGTTGGGTCCTTGCCAGAGAAGGCACCACCACCGTGGGCTCCCCAGCCACCGTAGGTGTCGATGATGATCTTGCGGCCGGTGAGACCAGCATCACCGTGAGGGCCACCGATGACAAAGCGGCCTGACGGGTTCAGGTGGAAGATGGTCTTCTCGTCCAGGTACTTCTCAGGGATCACAGGCTTGATGACATGCTCCTTGAGGTCAGCAGCAATCTCATCGTTGGTGACGGTTTCATCATGCTGGGTGGAGATGAGGACGGTGTGCACACGGACAGGGACCATGGCACCACCCTCATTCAGGTACTCAACAGTGACCTGGGTCTTGCCATCAGGCCTGAGCCACGCACAGGTGCCGTTCTTGCGGACTTCAGTGAGGCGGGCACCGAGCTTGGTGGCAAGCACGTGGCTGAGGGGCATGAGCTCAGGGGTCTCGTCAGTGGCATAGCCAAACATGATGCCCTGGTCACCGGCACCAATGTCCTCAGGGCGCTTGGTGAAGTGACCATGCACACCCTGGGCGATGTCAGGTGACTGCTGCTCAATGTTGACGAGCACCTTGCAGCGGTCAGCATCAAGACCAACATCATCAGAGATGAAGCCGATGTTGCGGCAGGTGTCACGAACGATCTTCTCATAGTCAACAGTGGCCTTGGTGGTGATCTCACCGAAAACCATGACCATGTTGGTCTTGGTGCATGTCTCGCAGGCGACCTTGCTGTCGGCGTCCTGTGCCAGGCAGGCGTCAAGCACGGCGTCAGAGACCTGGTCGCAGAGCTTGTCAGGGTGGCCCTCGTTCACGGACTCGGAGGTGAAGAGGAACGTCTCGGCCGCCATTTCTTGCTTGGTGGAGATACCCTTATCTACCTCTGCGGATTCAAACACGACGACCATAttagaaatttagaatcaaagCACAACGGCGAATGGCTAGAACTAGCATGTTTTGGCTGACTGTAACGACGAAATACCAGATCTGAGGAataatatttgttttttcattcgTAACGAAGACTACTGTCAATTCCAAACAGACATGTCCACAGAAATTTCAATCTGTCGACCGTACTAATTAGCATATTAAGAAAAACTAGTACAGAGATCTGAAAGTGGATCGCACGACCGTCAACTAATTTgcaaattaaaataaatagaaCAAAGATCTACGAGTGTCCCGTACGACCGTCAACTAGTACTGATTTGCAAATATAAAAAGCCGTATCAGATCAGCAGTTGGCGAGATCCATATGAAGAACACCATGGGGAGAGACGCAATTTCTCGGCCACTACCCACGGGTAACTTCCTATCCCCGCGAATTTCTAAACCGTCCCTAAATTTCAGAACCAAATTTCTTAAGTTATCAACTACTAATAACAACAAAAGCAAGAATATTCCCAACTTTTCCTTTCCTCTAATGAGGAGtcgaaacaaaacaaaaacaaagcgCGCTGAGACCAGATCTACACGGAAGAATCACCCGCTTCCAATCGCGAAAGCAAGAGTCCCTCGCACGTGAAAACTATCGAATCCAacaggaagagagagagatctagCAGACGAGAGACGGCAAACGAAGTACCGGGCGGGAAGGAGGAAGAGCTCACCTTGGgctgcagctgccgccgccgctttcgCTCCTGGAGGTAGAAGAGGGATCTAGTGGGGAGGGGGTGGTGTAGGCACGGGGGTCTCTGGGAGCGGCTGGAGCCCCGGGATTTATAGCAGCAGCGAGGGCGTGGGGTGTGGATCGTGGGGAGGAGGATGGGTCTCGGATGGTTAGTCCAGAGGGTGGGCCCGACGCGGGTGTAAGTTCTGCTGCGTGCGAAAAGTATTTTCGCCTAGGAGACATGCACGTGAGGGCCGCATCGCCAGTGAGTTCTCTGTCACTGACTGACTGGCTTGGCATGGAGtacgtttttttttgcttctacGCCCGCGCTGTCTTCCTCCTTACCAACCCCGTGGCCACCAACCCCACGTTGTGGGCCCGCCTCACCAAACATCTGCAATTTTTCACCTACCCCCCTGTCACGATTAGTGGCAAGTGCGAGTCAATCGTTTCCTTTTCCTCTAAATCCATGACCGAGATTACTGCGCCACGTCAGTCTTAATTCCCTAGATTAAAGAGAGGATGTGTTTAATGCTTGCACAAATCACGAGCTAAAATAAAAAGAGGTAAAAGGTCTGTATAAAGTAAAGCTGTTTTTACAGCAGAAATCCGCAGTTAAATGAAAAAATGGTATCCTCTCTCATATCCAAATTAATTCTCGCAGCTTTGTCTACATACAgacgcatgtatctagatgcgtTTCAGTGGTAGATACATGCGTATCAAGACAAAACTGGAACAATTAATTCAGATTAGACGGAGTGACACgtctaaaaaaatgttgtttttaCCGCAAATCACAAgctaaatgaaaaaaaaaacatactccgcaaaatatatatttttgccGCAAAAATCACGAGCTaaatgaattaaaaaaaggtAACATATGTACAAAAATGTTGGTGTCACCGCAAAAATCACAAGCCACCGTAACATGTCTACAAAATGTGACCATGAATTCCTCGTTTATCTCTAGGAACATGTATAGAAGATAATTAATATTGAGTGTGACTATATCtaagttgcctgatttttaaataaaaggcttaaatctaagttgaGAAATCACAACCGTAGTATTTAGATCactttcaacaaaaaaatacaccAGTATTTAGATCtcattttacaatttttttcatCATCCGTTCCGAATCTTAAAACATAAATCATATCCAACT
The Brachypodium distachyon strain Bd21 chromosome 2, Brachypodium_distachyon_v3.0, whole genome shotgun sequence genome window above contains:
- the LOC100843457 gene encoding S-adenosylmethionine synthase 1, whose product is MAAETFLFTSESVNEGHPDKLCDQVSDAVLDACLAQDADSKVACETCTKTNMVMVFGEITTKATVDYEKIVRDTCRNIGFISDDVGLDADRCKVLVNIEQQSPDIAQGVHGHFTKRPEDIGAGDQGIMFGYATDETPELMPLSHVLATKLGARLTEVRKNGTCAWLRPDGKTQVTVEYLNEGGAMVPVRVHTVLISTQHDETVTNDEIAADLKEHVIKPVIPEKYLDEKTIFHLNPSGRFVIGGPHGDAGLTGRKIIIDTYGGWGAHGGGAFSGKDPTKVDRSGAYIARQAAKSIIASGLARRCIVQISYAIGVPEPLSVFVDSYGTGTIPDKEILKIVKENFDFRPGMISINLDLKKGGNRFIKTAAYGHFGRDDADFTWEVVKPLKFDKASA